AAATGGAGTGACCCCCATGGAGATGCTTTCTCCCCATTTCAGGAGAGTCTAAAATTTACGAACAAAATGCACCTGGCGCTGATAAAAAGATATTTTATGTCCATGTTTTTCGTGATGCTATCCTTTATATTTATCGAGACGGTAAGTGTTTTCATGTGATGGTTATGTAGAGCATATCTTTTTGAGAGACTTCCTTTCTCGTGGAGATATAATTTATCACGTTTAGCTCACCACTCGTGCACTGCTTCTTCCTCACAGATGTCCATCCCCAAAGTACAGAATAACTCCATGGAGTACTTCATCTACAACCTTGACTTGTTCGTAAAAAAGGAGTTGAtaaattcacaaaaatgggaaagaacaaaaataagaatgtCTTTCTCCTATATTTGAAATATCCCTCTTTCCAGGGACCCACGTGTGTATCGCTCTACGTGTGTCCTACGCTCCCCTCTCCCCTTCCATCTTTGTAGAATTTCCTTGGAGGATTATTAcgaatctgaatttttgaaggccctttatttttacactGTACGAGGGAAGGAAGCAGAAAAagagagggagaaaaaaaaaaaaaaaaaaaaaaagaaaaacttagTCGGGTGGTACTCCTTTGTGGAACCTCCCGTGCAACGATGGGGTAGGCACGCTTGTCTCACTTATGCAACTACAACCTTCCACGTAGGAaatacaaaaggaaaagggggccCATGAATACATAGTTAGCTTTAAATCAAAGAGAAAACTGCAAAATTTCATCAACAAGAAGGAGATAAATGTAGGGACACAAAAATGGACGCTATGGGATTTTTCCCATCTGTCACACGTAAGGAGAGAGAGTAAAAAAGGATTGCAATTGAAAAGGCGAAGGGGGGAGAGTAAACACTACAATGGATTGGTGCCCTTCCAGAGAACGAAGCATGAGTCTCCTCCAGCGCATCGAAAGCATCACATATCCACCCCCACCAACTTCACAAATGCACGCAGAAGGAACTTCTGAAATTTATAAGCATGAACCCCCCAAACGGGCGTGACgacgaagaggaagtaaTTCTCAGTGGCACACTTAAGGATCTTAGTAAaaagacgaaaaagaaaattgcaCTTTAGTGGTGCATAGATGTGCAGTTTAGATCAAGTGACAGTTtagtatacgtatatatatgtatgtattatTTCACGTTTTTTCATGTACACGCTCCATACGTAATTATCCAATGGGAACCACCCCACCAATTCACCCCCCCCGGAAGACTCCCTGAGGAGGTACGAAACGAAAGTGTACCAGTCGGCCGAGTTTACCTTTTACATAAATGTTaaggaaaatgtgaagaagcgAATAAAGAACGTTGTCCTGTTGAAGATTCTTGTCATCGTGGTAGGGTGTACACGTACAAATGGGATCACAATGTACTGCCTCCTCCCTTattccccaaaaaaaaaaaaaaaaaaaaaaaaaaaatagcaaggTCGACACCTTCCCTTTAATCCTCCCTTGCAGTTCTCCTTCATTATACTGTTCTACTTTACCTCCGAATTGAACCTTCTGCTGTTTCCAATAGAAAGTATATTGAAGAAGTTGAAGCTGATGAAGTAGGTCGCCGCTTAGTTGTATCAGTTTCTCTGCGCCacgggtgtatatgtgtccATCTATATCTTTATTgcaccttccttcttaacCCACTGACTCTTAGATCGAATCCAACGTTGGCACTGGAGATGCAGGAGGAACTTCTAAACCATGAACTGGACAATATACTAAGGAACACAAATTTGAAGcggtaaagaaaaaggcatCTACGCAGGAGGAGGTGCACATATGGATACGTCTACAtctatatattattttccccACAAATACAtgaaaatgcagaaaaggcATAAAGCAGAATTACGAAATTTTGAagatggaggaaaatttGATGAAACTAGGAACCCTCATGTTGTTAGGTACGGTCGATTTTAAATGTTGCTTTGTCCATTTGAATTTTGTGAAGTGCTCATAATGAAGACTTGCCAACCATAACCGGGAATACCCTCTGTTCGAAATATCTAATTGCATTTTTGCTGAACTTTTCTCACCGGCCCCATTACTTTCTTACCGCTTCTTCAATCTCTGTGCAGGATTCGGAGAGGCGGGCGCAAAAATTATTTCGAAAAATATCAATGCACAGGAGAGAGTGAACTTGTTGGTGAATGGGGAAGTGGTTTACTCcgtcttttcattttgcgaCATAAGGAATTTCACCGAAATAACGGAGGTCCTCAAGGAGAAGGTTAGAGTGTTCGGTGTCTTTACCTGTTTGTGCTTATCGAATAGATGAACAGACGCATCCCCGAGATGATGCCACTACATTGCCACACTGATGCGGAGCTACACCTGTAACACCACTTCACCATCGCGATCAGATCATGATATTTATAAATCTGGTGGCAGAGATAATTCACGACTGCTGCGATTTCTACGGAGGATCTATAAATAAGAACATCGGAGATGCATTCCTGTTGGTCtggaaatgcaaaaagaGGGATTTCCACAATGAGAAGATAAGTATGCTGACGTCAAGGTGCCACATGAGAGGTGAGGGGAATGGGGGAGAAGTTTCGGACAAGGCATGCATAAACAGGGTTTGTGACTTGGCGTTTCTGTCAACCGTGAAGACACTAATCAGGCTTCACGAGGTAAGCACTGCGtgtgaaaagaaaacgcACCTTCGTACGACacacaaaaatacaacaatCCAAGGCGCGGTACCAACTTAACCCCCTGCAGTCGGAGAAAATACGTTCCTTTCTCAAAAGCGAGAAGATCCACGAGCTCTTCGGAAAGAGCATCATTGAGTTAAGTTTCGGTCTGCATTTCGGCTGGGCCATCGAAGGGGCCATAGGAAGCAGCTACAAAATCGATCTCTCCTATTTATCAGAAAATGTTAACATAGCGAGTAGACTACAGGACATTTCTAAGACATACAAAAGGAACGTTGTTATTTCTGGAGAATTTTACGAAAACCTGTCTGATGGGTTCAAGGTTTGCAGTTGGGtgtttatacatttttgtctTCTCCCACCCctgttgttattattatcacTATCTCTCTTGAATCATGTCTTTTCCCTTCCGTTGTgatatattttacatttaacATTTCACCTCTCCTTCTATGCATGCCATGTGTAGAGCACCCTTTATTGTACTGCCCATTTTCACATATCTTTTAGAAATTCCTGCGGAGAATAGACCGTGTTACTCTGAAGGGATGTGGGAACCCACTAGATCTGTACACTTTTGACATACGTCTAGATAAGGTAAAGAGGAGACAATCACCCGTTCGTACGTGTATGTGACTATGTGGAATATCACATGGTTTATGCTCCACTTACCCCTCTGTATATCTGGGAAGAGGTACATCTGGATCTGCCACACccaccagaaaaaaaaaaaaaaaaaaaaaaaaagcaaaaaccATTTAACCTTTTCTCGTTTCAGATtccgaagaagaaaaacatagAAGTTTTTGATGTGGCCAGAAATGTTgacataaaaatgataaaggtATTCTTATCATTTGGAGAGACCCTTTCGTTTTTTacacacttaaaaaaaaaaaaaataaaaaaaaaaaaaataaaaaaaaaaaaataaaataaaataatgtttTTACTTGTACTTGTCCAGATTTTGAATGACATAAAGCAAAAGACGGAGAGGCGCCGtcggaagaaggaagtgttCAATCTGGCTTATGACGTAAAATCTTTGCGACCTAACCATATACGCGCAGATgcgtatacatttttttgtcttccgGGCTGTTCTATCATCTGTTTGGCGTGTTTCTCGGCATGCGTTATGCCAGTGAAGGGGAAGTCACCAAAAATTATTGTAACACCCTTGACATACCCATCACAGCTGTACGAAGAATATTCAAAGAGCGCAGACATAAAATCCATTCAGATGAATTACCCAGAGGAATATTTGAGGCTCTTTGAAAATGCGCTAGAGTTGTATTTGGGTGGACAGTGGCAGGAATCGCACAGG
This DNA window, taken from Plasmodium knowlesi strain H genome assembly, chromosome: 13, encodes the following:
- a CDS encoding adenylyl cyclase alpha, putative yields the protein MPDLKHIYAKEIFPNEKLKKYFLKCRSKEKVLYSFTSDNEIIDEEKKYDNQLETSKYEDLYSDALTRLVNLLYLLYLFFVIFSKDVFYILLEKKYDTLSDYLILLLIFIYCVEMMINFLTRRTYTCYFMFFEVISLISLFSDLFVFEYYLFDLFDFYVKRINGISDVGSEEVVYLIHLVKALRVTKIYRLIICFVERHTREKYKHRNEWNFEKMESMQNRTNLKESLKFTNKMHLALIKRYFMSMFFVMLSFIFIETMSIPKVQNNSMEYFIYNLDLISLEDYYESEFLKALYFYTEIQKEKGAHEYIVSFKSKRKLQNFINKKEINVGTQKWTLWDFSHLSHKELLKFISMNPPNGRDDEEEVILSGTLKDLNSLRRYETKVYQSAEFTFYINVKENVKKRIKNVVLLKILVIVFSFIILFYFTSELNLLLFPIESILKKLKLMKSNPTLALEMQEELLNHELDNILRNTNLKRKGIKQNYEILKMEENLMKLGTLMLLGFGEAGAKIISKNINAQERVNLLVNGEVVYSVFSFCDIRNFTEITEVLKEKIMIFINLVAEIIHDCCDFYGGSINKNIGDAFLLVWKCKKRDFHNEKISMLTSRCHMRGEGNGGEVSDKACINRVCDLAFLSTVKTLIRLHESEKIRSFLKSEKIHELFGKSIIELSFGLHFGWAIEGAIGSSYKIDLSYLSENVNIASRLQDISKTYKRNVVISGEFYENLSDGFKKFLRRIDRVTLKGCGNPLDLYTFDIRLDKIPKKKNIEVFDVARNVDIKMIKILNDIKQKTERRRRKKEVFNLAYDLYEEYSKSADIKSIQMNYPEEYLRLFENALELYLGGQWQESHRLLKHLKGNSSYEDDILCQLEEFLRSSNSTAPSDWGGFRRFLQKS